One Lysinibacillus fusiformis genomic window carries:
- a CDS encoding ATP-binding protein has translation MKNISLRLKMFIFSFIIVISSIATSGAIMIHNLAGAFEKEFGARAIAIARTVSQLTDVQNNVGKREGFEIIQPIAERIRLTTDVDYIVIIDMNRIRYSHPSESKLGTVFEGGDEIEAFSQHEYISKARGVLGYSIRAFVPIMNEEGTKQVGVITVGLLAPKWYNLLDEYQLDILVSLFWGLAIGLGGSVWVANHLKRQTFNLEPYEIARLVEERSGIIQAMDIGILATDESGNVTFINRLARQYTHFFGQKVTRKTLFKYTWLAEDTIQQHEVYRPLLMFEQMYLVRTFPIRILEQNAGYLIMLTDRKEANMLAEELTGIKILVDSLRAQQHEYMNRLHSIAGLIQLERNEDALSLIIDEITDEEEIIRSLHDKIHDYSIQGLLLGKYSRAKELSVELTIDEDSNLVDFMSGFSSGDMVTIIGNLLDNAMEACLESTHKDVHITVIGDQHHLFIEVQDSGKGIEGLPQRIFNYGFSTKKKEGHGIGLALVKQIVESNKGTIQIESTAHIGTIITIMVGVTENE, from the coding sequence TGCCACCAGTGGAGCAATTATGATTCATAATCTTGCTGGTGCTTTTGAAAAAGAATTTGGTGCACGTGCAATCGCTATCGCGAGGACCGTCTCACAACTTACAGATGTTCAAAATAACGTGGGGAAACGTGAAGGTTTTGAAATCATTCAGCCAATTGCTGAACGTATTCGCTTAACTACTGATGTCGATTATATTGTTATCATCGATATGAATCGAATTCGTTACTCACATCCGTCTGAGAGTAAGCTCGGTACAGTATTTGAAGGTGGAGACGAAATAGAAGCTTTTTCGCAACATGAATACATATCAAAGGCACGTGGCGTACTGGGTTACTCCATTCGTGCGTTCGTACCGATTATGAACGAAGAAGGCACAAAACAAGTTGGTGTTATTACAGTTGGCCTACTTGCACCGAAATGGTATAACCTGCTAGATGAATATCAACTTGATATATTAGTATCTCTTTTTTGGGGTTTAGCTATAGGATTAGGGGGTTCTGTTTGGGTAGCCAACCACTTAAAACGTCAAACATTTAACTTAGAACCTTATGAAATCGCCCGGCTTGTGGAAGAACGCTCCGGTATTATTCAAGCAATGGATATTGGGATATTAGCAACTGACGAAAGTGGAAATGTCACGTTTATAAACAGATTAGCAAGGCAGTACACACATTTCTTTGGCCAGAAGGTCACCCGTAAGACTTTATTTAAATATACTTGGCTTGCAGAGGATACTATTCAGCAACACGAAGTCTACCGTCCTCTCCTGATGTTCGAACAAATGTATTTAGTACGCACTTTCCCAATTCGTATTTTGGAACAAAATGCAGGCTACCTTATTATGCTAACAGATCGAAAAGAAGCTAATATGTTGGCCGAGGAGTTAACTGGCATTAAAATCCTCGTTGATTCTTTACGTGCACAGCAGCATGAATACATGAATCGACTCCATAGTATTGCTGGATTAATTCAGCTCGAACGTAATGAGGACGCTTTAAGTCTCATTATTGATGAAATAACAGACGAAGAGGAAATCATTCGTAGCTTACATGACAAAATACACGACTATTCAATTCAAGGTTTATTGCTTGGCAAATATTCGAGGGCGAAAGAACTCAGTGTGGAGTTAACAATTGATGAAGATTCTAACCTAGTTGATTTTATGAGCGGTTTTTCGAGTGGAGATATGGTAACAATTATTGGCAATCTCTTGGACAATGCAATGGAGGCCTGTCTCGAAAGTACTCATAAGGATGTTCATATAACGGTAATTGGAGATCAGCACCATTTATTTATAGAAGTACAGGACAGTGGTAAAGGCATTGAAGGATTGCCACAACGTATTTTTAATTATGGTTTTAGTACAAAGAAAAAAGAGGGGCATGGTATTGGACTTGCACTTGTTAAACAAATTGTGGAATCTAACAAAGGAACGATCCAAATCGAATCCACTGCCCATATTGGCACAATAATTACTATTATGGTGGGGGTGACTGAAAATGAGTAG
- a CDS encoding response regulator, producing the protein MSSLSVLIVEDDPMVLEVNKGFLNKMNGFQLVGESVNGRDAYEKIISKKPNLILLDMFLPDMTGMELFLKLRAERIPSDIIMITAARDSPTVQESLRLGAIDYLIKPFRFERFEKALQQYKNSTKKLLNTNAVNQEDIDKWLGIQQETFELPKGLNNITMQQILDHLMSLRSSTTSEQLAQNVGMARVTVRKYLDFLATKGTVDIELKYGSVGRPTKYYSIK; encoded by the coding sequence ATGAGTAGTCTTTCAGTTTTAATTGTAGAAGATGATCCAATGGTGCTTGAAGTAAATAAAGGATTTCTGAATAAAATGAATGGTTTTCAGCTTGTGGGTGAATCAGTCAATGGACGTGATGCTTATGAAAAAATTATTTCAAAAAAACCAAATCTAATATTACTCGATATGTTTTTACCAGATATGACTGGCATGGAATTATTCCTAAAGCTTCGTGCAGAACGTATTCCATCAGATATTATTATGATTACAGCAGCTAGAGACTCACCAACAGTACAAGAGTCTCTCCGTCTTGGTGCAATCGATTACCTTATTAAACCTTTCCGTTTTGAACGCTTTGAAAAGGCATTGCAACAATATAAAAACTCTACAAAAAAGTTACTAAATACAAATGCCGTAAACCAAGAGGATATCGATAAATGGCTGGGTATTCAGCAGGAAACTTTTGAATTACCAAAAGGTTTAAACAATATTACGATGCAACAAATATTAGATCATTTAATGTCACTTAGATCCTCGACTACTTCTGAACAACTCGCTCAAAATGTCGGAATGGCTAGAGTAACTGTTCGTAAATACTTAGACTTTTTAGCCACAAAAGGTACTGTGGATATTGAATTAAAATATGGTTCAGTGGGTCGTCCAACAAAATACTATTCTATTAAATAA
- a CDS encoding DctP family TRAP transporter solute-binding subunit, translating to MWSNRSKIRFVSVLILIIILLVSCQQRDYPTDNEQLSHEEQIVIRFSHVVGENTPKGMAAIKFAELIKERSNGHVEIQVFPNGVLYKDGEELNALLRGDIQMIAPAISKITTLVPEWSVMDLPYAFKNADEVHSYVGSEIGQSLMKKLNAHNLLSVGVWDSGFKQLSNSIRPIEHISDLKELRMRIMPSDILAEQFSSVGAYPKRIDFNTVFNQLQKGNVDGQENTFTNITSKNIHSLQDYLTVSNHGYLGYLLLINNESWDSLPKDVQTLLMDTLEEVQEWEWQLAKDLSAERLQEMEACECINIHYLSNQDVQKWESAFEPVYDYYAGKYDSKYINALPKNQSHH from the coding sequence ATGTGGAGTAATCGTAGTAAAATCCGATTTGTTAGCGTTCTCATTTTAATAATAATTCTGTTAGTCTCATGTCAACAACGTGATTATCCAACCGATAATGAGCAGTTAAGTCATGAAGAACAAATTGTTATTCGATTTTCACATGTTGTTGGTGAAAATACGCCAAAAGGAATGGCAGCAATAAAGTTTGCCGAACTCATTAAAGAACGAAGTAATGGCCATGTAGAAATTCAAGTGTTTCCAAACGGCGTACTCTATAAGGATGGAGAAGAATTAAATGCACTATTGCGCGGCGATATTCAAATGATCGCACCGGCTATTTCTAAAATTACAACACTTGTTCCAGAGTGGTCAGTCATGGATTTACCCTATGCATTTAAAAATGCTGACGAAGTTCATAGCTATGTAGGTAGTGAAATAGGTCAATCTTTAATGAAGAAATTAAACGCACATAATCTATTATCTGTGGGGGTTTGGGATAGCGGATTTAAGCAGTTAAGCAATAGTATCCGGCCCATCGAACATATTAGTGACTTAAAAGAGTTACGGATGCGTATTATGCCCAGTGATATTTTAGCGGAGCAATTCTCCAGTGTTGGTGCTTATCCAAAGAGAATTGACTTTAATACCGTTTTTAACCAGCTGCAAAAAGGAAATGTAGATGGTCAGGAAAACACATTCACGAATATTACTAGTAAAAATATTCATTCTTTACAGGACTACTTAACGGTTAGTAATCACGGTTACTTAGGTTATTTACTACTTATAAATAACGAGTCTTGGGACTCCTTGCCAAAGGATGTACAAACACTGCTCATGGACACGCTAGAAGAAGTACAAGAATGGGAATGGCAACTTGCAAAGGATCTTAGTGCCGAACGTCTGCAAGAAATGGAAGCCTGTGAATGCATTAATATTCACTACTTATCTAATCAGGATGTGCAAAAATGGGAGTCAGCTTTTGAACCTGTTTATGACTATTATGCAGGAAAGTATGACAGTAAATATATTAACGCACTACCCAAAAATCAATCACATCATTAA
- a CDS encoding DctP family TRAP transporter solute-binding subunit has translation MKKWLFMSLMAVLVLALAACGGDKKETTSAPAAEGDGGYTKDKPLVIKFSHVTSIDSVKGKAADAFAKLVAEKTDGKVKVEVYPSSQLYGDNDELDALVSGNVHMIAPSVTKMVKIDPRWQYVDMPYLFENEEHARKFFESDVAKTILESDQLANNDIKGLVFWENGFKHFSNNKHPLVNVEDFKGLKFRAQAGKVLEAQFKALHAGSATIAFGETYAALQQGTVDGQENTFNNFDTQKYQEVQKYFSVSEHGRLDYAIFVNKSFWDKIPVDLLKAVEDSLTEATTLAWDLASEENAKSYENIKNSGIEVIELTPEQKEKIKAELEPVYEEFGEVITEELINGIRGLK, from the coding sequence ATGAAGAAATGGCTTTTCATGTCACTAATGGCTGTGCTTGTATTAGCACTTGCTGCTTGTGGTGGGGACAAAAAAGAAACAACTTCTGCTCCAGCAGCTGAAGGAGATGGTGGCTATACGAAAGATAAACCGCTTGTAATTAAATTCTCTCACGTGACATCCATTGACAGCGTTAAGGGGAAAGCTGCTGATGCTTTTGCTAAATTAGTAGCAGAGAAAACAGATGGTAAAGTGAAAGTGGAAGTTTACCCTTCATCTCAATTATATGGCGATAACGATGAGCTAGATGCATTAGTATCTGGAAACGTACATATGATTGCACCTTCCGTTACAAAAATGGTAAAAATCGATCCACGTTGGCAATATGTGGACATGCCTTATCTTTTTGAAAACGAAGAGCATGCACGTAAATTCTTTGAGTCTGATGTTGCCAAAACAATTCTTGAATCCGATCAATTAGCGAATAACGATATTAAAGGTTTAGTTTTCTGGGAAAATGGTTTCAAACATTTCTCAAATAACAAACACCCACTTGTCAACGTTGAAGACTTTAAAGGCCTAAAATTCCGTGCTCAAGCTGGTAAAGTGCTAGAAGCACAATTCAAGGCTTTACATGCCGGCTCAGCAACAATCGCATTCGGTGAAACATATGCTGCGTTACAACAAGGAACAGTAGATGGCCAAGAAAATACATTTAACAACTTCGATACACAAAAATACCAAGAAGTACAAAAATACTTCTCAGTATCTGAACATGGTCGTCTTGACTATGCAATTTTTGTAAACAAATCATTCTGGGATAAAATCCCTGTTGATTTACTAAAAGCGGTTGAAGATTCTTTAACGGAAGCAACAACTTTAGCTTGGGATTTAGCTTCTGAAGAAAATGCAAAATCATATGAAAACATTAAAAACTCTGGCATTGAAGTTATTGAGTTAACACCTGAACAAAAAGAGAAAATCAAGGCTGAACTTGAGCCAGTTTATGAAGAATTCGGTGAAGTTATTACGGAAGAATTAATCAACGGTATTCGTGGCTTAAAATAG
- a CDS encoding TRAP transporter small permease, producing the protein MKALHKAWGYLEEILAGFFFVTGVVLIFYGVIMRYLFNEPQAWVEELARYTIIWGTFLGFGLALRHNQHIQVDILYDQLKPSMKRILDIVATGLSIIFCLIYTYYGFVLVENRYTSGMVSLDIGIPMWIVYLVLPVSGILFLLRFVERLVNILRGKDEEYANPLT; encoded by the coding sequence ATGAAAGCTTTACATAAAGCATGGGGCTATTTAGAAGAAATTCTTGCTGGTTTCTTTTTTGTCACAGGTGTAGTACTCATTTTTTATGGCGTAATCATGCGCTACTTGTTCAACGAACCTCAAGCTTGGGTAGAAGAACTCGCTAGATATACAATTATTTGGGGAACTTTTCTAGGGTTTGGGTTAGCACTGCGTCACAACCAACATATTCAAGTAGATATTTTATACGATCAATTAAAACCTTCGATGAAACGTATTCTAGACATAGTGGCAACAGGCTTAAGCATCATATTCTGCTTAATCTATACGTATTATGGCTTTGTTCTTGTAGAGAACCGTTATACATCTGGCATGGTATCACTTGATATTGGTATTCCAATGTGGATTGTCTACTTAGTACTACCCGTTTCAGGTATTTTATTCTTGCTAAGATTCGTAGAAAGATTAGTCAATATTCTACGTGGAAAGGATGAAGAATATGCTAATCCTCTTACTTAG
- a CDS encoding TRAP transporter large permease gives MLILLLSFFILLFLRVPVAVSLALSTILVFFQIDFNMNMIPQRIFTALDSFPMMAIPGFVLAGVLMARGGISKYLIEALRAWIGHLPGGLAVVTIVACAIFAAISGSSPATAAAIGSIMIPAMISAGYKKRYSMGLVAAGGTLGILIPPSVPLIIYGITSEQSIGELFMAGVIPGLALTGILIIAAIFYAKRNGFKGDEPATWEVRWRKSLKAIWGGFLPFLILGTIYSGVVTPTESAVIAVFYGLIVSLFIYREMKLKDFREVLVESINITAMIFLIIGAASLFGLYLTNAQVPQQVGAWIAESDMNKWIFIIIVNILFFVMGMFLEAVSIILITLPILLPILVHFDINLIHFAIIMTINMELGMITPPVGLNLFVVSGIAKEKLGEVVRGVIPFIVLMIVFLAIVVLLPQLSLWLPEQMK, from the coding sequence ATGCTAATCCTCTTACTTAGTTTCTTTATTTTACTGTTCTTACGCGTACCTGTAGCAGTCAGTTTAGCACTATCAACTATTCTTGTGTTCTTCCAAATTGATTTTAATATGAATATGATTCCACAACGAATTTTCACTGCACTTGATTCATTCCCAATGATGGCGATTCCAGGGTTTGTACTTGCTGGGGTGCTAATGGCGCGTGGAGGTATTTCAAAATATTTAATCGAAGCCTTACGTGCTTGGATCGGTCACCTTCCAGGAGGGCTTGCAGTAGTAACTATCGTTGCCTGTGCAATCTTCGCAGCAATTTCAGGTTCTTCACCTGCGACAGCTGCAGCCATCGGTTCTATTATGATCCCTGCAATGATTTCAGCAGGTTATAAAAAACGTTACTCGATGGGCCTTGTTGCTGCCGGTGGTACGCTAGGTATTTTAATTCCACCGAGTGTGCCTTTAATCATCTATGGTATTACATCTGAACAATCCATTGGTGAGTTATTTATGGCAGGCGTTATTCCTGGTCTTGCATTAACTGGCATATTAATCATTGCTGCCATCTTCTATGCAAAAAGAAATGGTTTCAAGGGTGATGAGCCTGCAACTTGGGAGGTACGTTGGCGTAAGTCCTTAAAAGCAATCTGGGGCGGCTTCTTACCTTTCCTAATTTTAGGTACGATTTATTCTGGTGTTGTAACACCAACTGAATCCGCAGTTATCGCCGTATTTTATGGTTTGATTGTTTCCCTTTTCATCTATCGCGAAATGAAACTAAAAGACTTCCGAGAAGTATTAGTAGAATCCATTAACATCACGGCCATGATTTTTCTAATAATAGGTGCTGCTTCCTTATTCGGATTATATTTAACAAATGCACAGGTACCACAACAAGTTGGTGCTTGGATTGCAGAAAGTGATATGAACAAATGGATTTTCATAATCATCGTTAACATCTTATTCTTTGTGATGGGGATGTTTTTAGAAGCAGTTTCAATTATTTTAATAACATTACCAATCTTGTTACCAATCCTTGTACATTTCGATATCAACCTCATTCACTTTGCTATTATTATGACGATTAACATGGAGCTTGGAATGATTACACCACCAGTTGGTCTGAATCTCTTCGTTGTTAGTGGGATTGCCAAAGAAAAATTGGGTGAAGTTGTCAGAGGGGTTATTCCGTTTATCGTCTTAATGATTGTCTTCTTAGCTATTGTTGTATTACTGCCACAACTATCACTGTGGTTACCTGAGCAAATGAAATAA
- a CDS encoding MFS transporter yields MNTFKQGYSIKDRQFWIIMMSLGLASVFVFASMYSVQPLLPFFTEQFNISASYASLAMSMTTLSVIIGLLVLGFLSDRHGRLLFIKVALILTVIPFLFMAFSDSFFHIVVWRFIQGFAIAGVPAAALAYISEEIDSQSMGLATSLYISSNALGGTIGRLVMGSVTERYSWETAFCSLALLGCIIFVIVWLALPKSKHFAQHSRTIKTDVHGFWIHLKNPNLLILFGLGIILQISFTGMWTFIPFHLTEPPFSLSLKTISFIFLAYSLGIVGSPIASAIAEEIGINIIRTIGLLLLVSGIALTLSHSLFIIIVGLCLACLGFFTAHALTSATVSRTANHQKGSASSLYLVSYYIGVTCGSTLLSPIWELYQWQGIVIITIILPIFYILFLNITFNRRKSNRY; encoded by the coding sequence ATGAACACGTTCAAACAGGGGTATTCGATTAAAGATAGGCAATTTTGGATTATTATGATGAGCTTAGGCCTTGCATCCGTATTCGTCTTTGCTTCGATGTATTCGGTTCAGCCTTTGCTCCCCTTCTTTACTGAACAATTTAATATATCCGCTTCTTATGCAAGTTTGGCGATGTCGATGACAACCTTATCTGTCATTATAGGATTACTGGTATTAGGTTTTTTATCTGATCGACACGGGCGTTTACTGTTCATTAAGGTTGCGCTCATTCTCACAGTGATTCCGTTTCTTTTTATGGCATTCAGTGACTCTTTCTTTCATATTGTTGTTTGGCGATTTATACAGGGCTTTGCCATTGCTGGTGTACCAGCAGCGGCACTTGCCTATATTAGTGAAGAGATTGATAGTCAATCGATGGGGCTTGCCACATCACTTTATATTTCAAGTAATGCACTTGGTGGAACAATTGGTCGCTTAGTCATGGGATCAGTGACAGAGCGTTATTCTTGGGAAACAGCGTTTTGTTCACTTGCACTTCTTGGTTGCATCATTTTTGTAATCGTTTGGCTAGCACTACCAAAATCTAAGCATTTTGCACAACATTCTCGTACAATAAAAACAGATGTACACGGTTTTTGGATTCATTTAAAAAATCCAAATCTGCTGATATTATTCGGTTTAGGGATCATTTTACAAATTTCATTTACAGGAATGTGGACATTCATTCCATTTCATTTAACAGAACCGCCCTTCTCTCTTTCATTAAAGACGATATCTTTCATTTTTTTAGCCTATAGTTTAGGTATTGTCGGTTCACCAATCGCCAGTGCAATCGCAGAAGAAATAGGGATTAATATCATACGAACTATTGGCTTACTCCTGCTAGTTAGTGGAATTGCGCTAACATTAAGCCACTCACTTTTCATCATTATTGTTGGTTTATGTCTTGCCTGTTTAGGTTTCTTCACAGCCCATGCATTAACATCAGCAACTGTTAGCCGGACCGCAAACCATCAAAAGGGGAGCGCTTCTAGCTTATATCTCGTTTCCTATTATATCGGCGTCACTTGTGGAAGTACGTTGCTTAGTCCAATATGGGAACTTTATCAATGGCAAGGCATTGTAATCATAACAATAATTCTTCCTATTTTTTATATACTTTTTTTAAATATCACATTTAATAGAAGAAAAAGTAATCGCTATTAG